Proteins encoded by one window of Bubalus bubalis isolate 160015118507 breed Murrah chromosome 4, NDDB_SH_1, whole genome shotgun sequence:
- the LOC112584336 gene encoding olfactory receptor 6C65-like, translating into MKNLTSVKEFILLGLTDDPELNALIFLFLFCTYILSISGNMTIITLTLVDSHLKTPMYFFLRNFSFLEISFTTVCIPRFLVSIVTRDMTISYNSCVTQVFFFILLGSTEFFLLTVMSYDRYVAICKPLHYTTIMNSRICNQLVISSWLAGFLIIFPPVIMGLQLDFCDSNIIDHFTCDSSPMLLISCTDTAFLELMAFFLAVFTLMVTLTLVILSYVFILKTILRIPSAEQRKKAFSTCSSHLIVVSISYGSCIFMYVKTSAKEGVALTKGIAVLNTSVAPMLNPFIYSLRNQQVKQSFKNLVKKCFSSKF; encoded by the coding sequence atgaaaaatctcaCCTCTGTGAAAGAGTTCATTCTTCTGGGATTAACAGATGATCCAGAGCTAAAtgctttgatttttctatttctattttgcacaTACATACTGAGTATAAGTGGAAACATGACAATTATCACCCTTACTCTGGTAGACTCACACCTCAAAAcacccatgtatttcttccttaGGAATTTCTCCTTCCTAGAAATCTCATTCACAACAGTTTGTATTCCTAGATTTCTGGTAAGCATTGTAACAAGGGATATGACCATTTCCTATAATTCTTGCGTGACTCAAGTGTTTTTCTTCATACTCCTTGGTTCAACAGAATTTTTCCTTTTGACTGTCATGTCCTATGATCGTTATGTGGCTATCTGTAAGCCACTGCATTACACAACAATAATGAATAGCAGAATCTGCAACCAGCTTGTCATTAGTTCTTGGCTGGCTGGGTTTCTCATTATCTTCCCACCTGTGATCATGGGACTTCAATTGGATTTCTGTGATTCCAACATCATTGATCACTTCACCTGTGACTCTTCCCCCATGCTGCTGATCTCCTGCACAGACACAGCCTTCCTAGAGCTCATGGCATTTTTCCTGGCAGTATTCACACTCATGGTAACCCTAACATTAGTGATTCTTTCCTATGTATTCATCCTTAAAACAATTTTGAGGATCCCCTCTGCTGAGCAAAGGAAAAAGGCATTTTCCACTTGTTCCTCACACTTGATTGTTGTCTCCATTTCTTATGGAAGTTGCATTTTCATGTATGTCAAAACTTCAGCCAAAGAAGGAGTGGCTTTAACCAAGGGTATAGCAGTACTTAATACCTCTGTTGCCCCAATGCTAAATCCTTTCATTTACTCCTTAAGGAACCAGCAGGTAAAGCAGTCCTTTAAGAACTTGGTCAAGAAATGCTTCTCAAGTAAATTTTAA